One genomic segment of Polynucleobacter sp. MWH-UH2A includes these proteins:
- a CDS encoding CaiB/BaiF CoA-transferase family protein produces MGALSHIRVLDLSRVLAGPWCAQNLADLGADVIKVERPKVGDDTRHWGPPFAKGLKGQDTEESAYFICINRNKRSITIDISKPEGQDMIRQLAAESDVVIENYKVGDLAKYGLDYESLKQVKPNLIYCSITGFGQTGPYAHRPGYDFIIQGMGGFMSVTGEAEDVVGASPQKAGVAIADIFTGMYATTAILAAVVHRDHTGEGQYIDMSLLDTQVAVMANVSSAYLTSGEVPRRWGNASPIIVPYQTFPTSDGWMIVGAGNDGQFRHFVTAGGEAHLADNPLYLTNPDRVLQRKQLVPLLEAMTRKKTKGEWIALLEEANVPCGPINNFKEVFENEQVIARKVQIDVPHPTVGTMKLVASPMKLSKTPTEVRMAPPTLGQHTDEILHERLRLDDAAIAQLREKGII; encoded by the coding sequence ATGGGAGCCTTAAGTCATATTCGTGTTTTAGACCTCAGCCGCGTGCTTGCAGGTCCATGGTGCGCTCAGAATCTAGCTGATCTGGGAGCGGATGTCATCAAAGTGGAGCGCCCAAAGGTGGGTGACGACACTCGGCATTGGGGGCCTCCTTTCGCCAAAGGCCTTAAAGGTCAAGATACCGAAGAATCTGCCTATTTTATTTGCATCAATCGCAATAAACGCTCAATTACGATCGACATCAGCAAACCTGAAGGTCAAGACATGATTCGTCAGCTAGCCGCTGAGTCCGATGTTGTCATCGAAAACTATAAGGTGGGCGATCTTGCGAAATACGGCTTGGATTACGAAAGTCTTAAGCAGGTTAAACCGAATCTGATTTATTGCTCCATCACTGGATTTGGTCAGACCGGCCCCTATGCACATCGACCTGGCTATGACTTCATCATTCAAGGTATGGGCGGCTTCATGAGCGTGACCGGTGAAGCTGAGGATGTTGTGGGGGCAAGTCCGCAAAAGGCTGGTGTCGCCATCGCCGATATTTTTACTGGCATGTATGCCACCACTGCAATACTAGCTGCCGTAGTGCACCGCGATCACACAGGCGAAGGTCAATATATTGATATGTCCCTGCTTGATACACAAGTGGCAGTCATGGCCAATGTTTCTAGCGCCTATTTAACTTCAGGTGAAGTTCCGCGCCGCTGGGGAAATGCTTCACCTATTATTGTTCCCTATCAGACTTTTCCAACCTCAGATGGCTGGATGATTGTTGGTGCAGGCAATGATGGTCAGTTTCGTCACTTTGTCACTGCTGGTGGTGAAGCCCATCTAGCGGATAACCCGCTTTACCTCACCAATCCTGATCGAGTCTTGCAACGCAAGCAACTAGTTCCTTTGCTTGAAGCGATGACACGCAAAAAAACAAAAGGGGAATGGATTGCACTGCTAGAAGAAGCCAATGTACCTTGTGGCCCTATCAATAACTTCAAAGAAGTATTTGAGAACGAACAGGTGATTGCTAGAAAAGTGCAGATTGATGTGCCGCACCCTACTGTTGGAACCATGAAACTAGTAGCAAGTCCGATGAAATTATCTAAAACACCTACGGAAGTTCGCATGGCACCACCAACATTAGGACAGCACACCGACGAAATCTTGCATGAGCGTCTTCGCTTAGATGATGCCGCTATCGCTCAACTAAGAGAAAAAGGAATTATTTAA
- a CDS encoding MFS transporter: MSANPKPSLTMAQVLIFGGFMVTMSMGIRHGFGLFNLPITMANGWGRETFALTIALQNLIWGAVQPVTGALADRYGAFKIMIAGGALYALGLIGMAISTDALNFTLAGGLLIGLAQTATTYSVIYGILGRNVPADKRVWAMGIAAAAGSFGQFLMIPAEQGLLSAFGAQDALLMLALMASLMIPTAFLLREKNFVHQHSHGDQTIKEALKEAVNNPSFRLLTLGYFVCGFQVVFIAVHLAPYLKDLSSIYPAVGAPAVATTALALIGLFNIFGTYSAGILGQRFPKRYLLSSIYLGRAIAIAGFILLPLSPATTYIFAAIMGFLWLSTIPLTNGIVAQIFGVKYLTMLSGLVFFSHQLGSFCGAFLGGYLFDHTGSYLIVWQLAIGLGVFAFLVNLPVKERAIHRVANA; encoded by the coding sequence ATGAGCGCAAACCCAAAACCATCCTTGACTATGGCCCAAGTGTTGATCTTTGGCGGATTCATGGTGACGATGTCCATGGGAATACGCCATGGCTTTGGGTTATTTAATCTCCCGATCACTATGGCTAACGGTTGGGGTCGCGAAACCTTTGCGCTCACCATTGCACTGCAAAACCTAATCTGGGGTGCAGTGCAACCTGTTACAGGCGCTCTTGCTGATCGATATGGCGCGTTTAAGATCATGATTGCAGGTGGGGCACTGTATGCATTGGGTTTGATTGGCATGGCGATCTCAACAGATGCCCTCAACTTCACACTGGCCGGCGGCTTACTCATTGGTCTTGCACAAACTGCAACCACCTATAGCGTGATTTACGGCATTTTGGGACGTAACGTTCCCGCAGATAAACGGGTATGGGCGATGGGCATTGCCGCTGCTGCAGGATCATTTGGTCAGTTCTTAATGATTCCGGCTGAGCAAGGATTATTAAGTGCATTTGGAGCGCAAGATGCATTATTGATGTTGGCGTTAATGGCCAGCCTGATGATTCCGACAGCCTTTCTATTACGCGAGAAAAATTTTGTACATCAACATAGCCACGGTGATCAAACCATTAAAGAGGCGCTAAAAGAAGCGGTTAACAATCCTAGTTTTCGTTTACTGACTTTAGGCTATTTTGTTTGTGGATTTCAGGTGGTCTTTATTGCGGTTCACCTTGCACCCTATCTGAAAGATCTTTCTTCTATTTATCCAGCAGTGGGTGCTCCCGCAGTGGCTACCACTGCCCTAGCCCTCATTGGCCTCTTTAATATCTTTGGAACCTATAGTGCTGGCATTTTGGGGCAACGATTTCCAAAGCGGTACCTGTTATCGAGCATTTATCTCGGGCGCGCCATTGCAATTGCTGGATTTATATTATTGCCGCTGAGCCCTGCAACAACATACATATTTGCCGCAATCATGGGATTCCTTTGGCTATCTACCATTCCACTGACGAATGGCATCGTTGCACAAATCTTTGGAGTCAAATACCTCACCATGCTTTCTGGCTTAGTATTTTTCTCGCACCAACTAGGTAGTTTTTGTGGAGCCTTTTTAGGTGGTTATTTGTTTGATCACACTGGCTCTTACCTTATCGTTTGGCAACTTGCCATTGGATTGGGAGTTTTTGCATTCTTAGTGAACCTGCCAGTTAAAGAGCGCGCCATACATCGAGTTGCCAATGCGTAA
- a CDS encoding NUDIX hydrolase family protein → MSALTTSTIAALEEMLQNTARPAPADFMPIYFCRGNQEDLLIGHLNPDFIPHLQELFKKQAVNLARMSHDRLSIQLGRPKELSATLSLLANHMRQGGFIPGWRNEEFAWVDQNGHKYFRLERSAFRTFGFRSMATHINGYTKADTIWLGRRSENKPTDPGKLDNLAAGGISADETPWVSARRELWEEAGVPEQIADDIEPIGRIHMRRMANGRGFHDEQLFIYDLELPKQFIPTNHDGEVSGFIEVSYTEAAARILADEFTSDAAFVTADFILRRNK, encoded by the coding sequence ATGTCCGCTCTCACTACCAGCACCATCGCAGCCCTTGAAGAAATGCTTCAAAACACCGCAAGGCCTGCCCCTGCGGATTTCATGCCCATCTATTTTTGTCGTGGCAACCAGGAAGACCTCCTGATCGGACACCTCAACCCAGACTTCATTCCTCACTTGCAAGAGTTATTTAAAAAACAAGCTGTAAATCTAGCGAGAATGTCACATGATCGACTCTCCATTCAACTGGGTCGACCAAAAGAATTATCAGCAACACTAAGCCTCTTAGCAAATCATATGCGTCAAGGTGGCTTCATTCCAGGTTGGCGCAATGAAGAATTTGCCTGGGTCGACCAGAATGGTCATAAATACTTTCGTCTAGAACGTTCCGCATTTAGAACCTTTGGTTTTCGCAGTATGGCTACGCACATTAATGGTTATACAAAAGCTGACACCATTTGGCTCGGACGACGAAGCGAAAACAAACCCACCGATCCTGGAAAATTAGACAATCTTGCCGCCGGCGGCATTAGCGCCGATGAAACACCATGGGTAAGCGCGCGCCGCGAATTATGGGAAGAAGCAGGGGTACCCGAGCAAATTGCAGATGACATTGAGCCCATCGGACGAATTCATATGCGCCGCATGGCAAATGGACGTGGGTTTCATGATGAACAACTATTTATTTATGATTTAGAGCTTCCGAAGCAATTTATTCCAACCAACCATGATGGTGAGGTCAGCGGTTTTATTGAGGTTTCTTATACAGAAGCTGCCGCCCGCATCTTGGCCGATGAATTCACCAGCGATGCCGCCTTTGTCACAGCAGACTTCATTTTGCGACGCAATAAGTAA
- the thiC gene encoding phosphomethylpyrimidine synthase ThiC, with amino-acid sequence MSSGNPKSSKHEIPSLKSLERDFGQKFAYPASTKTYLQGSRADIKAPIRMIDQLPTRAGEQLIPNPPVPVYDTSGPYSDPDIVINLEKGLPRLRDAWIAERNDTEQLSGPSSDYGVARANDAATQSLRFAHISAPRVAKAGHNVSQMYYARKGIVTPEMEYVALRESMGLEQLRKDPAYKQLLKQHPGKSYGANLPEIVTGEFVRSEIAAGRAIIPANINHPELEPMIIGRNFRVKINGNLGNSAVTSSINEEVEKMVWSIRWGADTIMDLSTGKHIHETREWIIRNSPVPIGTVPIYQALDKTGGIAEDLTWEMFRDTLVEQAEQGVDYFTIHAGVLLRYVPLTADRITGIVSRGGSIMAKWCLAHHKENFLYTKFDEICEIMKAYDVSFSLGDGLRPGCIADSNDAAQFGELHTLGELTAKAWKHDVQVMIEGPGHVPMQRIEENMTEELKHCLEAPFYTLGPLITDIAPGYDHITSGIGAAQIGWYGTAMLCYVTPKEHLGLPDKEDVREGIITYKIAAHGADLAKGLPGAQVRDNALSKARFEFRWEDQFNLGLDPERAREYHDATLPAEGAKIAHFCSMCGPKFCSMKITQEVRDYAATLNADAKVIPIAQANDPSKGMEEMSAEFRKRGSEIYQ; translated from the coding sequence ATGAGTTCAGGTAACCCAAAATCAAGCAAACACGAAATCCCAAGCCTCAAGAGCTTGGAACGCGACTTCGGACAAAAGTTTGCATATCCCGCATCGACTAAAACCTATCTACAGGGATCACGTGCTGATATCAAAGCGCCGATTCGCATGATTGATCAATTGCCAACTCGTGCTGGCGAACAACTTATCCCAAATCCTCCTGTTCCGGTTTATGACACTTCCGGCCCTTACAGTGATCCCGATATTGTGATTAATCTGGAAAAAGGTTTGCCAAGATTACGTGATGCTTGGATTGCTGAGCGCAACGACACAGAACAATTATCTGGGCCAAGTTCTGACTATGGTGTAGCGCGCGCTAATGATGCCGCAACGCAAAGTTTGCGATTTGCCCATATCAGCGCCCCACGCGTAGCCAAAGCTGGTCATAACGTCAGCCAAATGTATTACGCACGCAAAGGCATTGTCACGCCTGAAATGGAATACGTAGCCCTGCGTGAATCCATGGGTCTAGAGCAATTACGCAAAGACCCTGCATATAAGCAATTGCTCAAACAGCATCCCGGCAAATCATACGGAGCCAATCTTCCAGAAATCGTTACAGGTGAATTCGTACGCTCTGAAATTGCTGCGGGTCGCGCCATTATTCCGGCCAACATCAATCACCCAGAATTAGAGCCCATGATTATCGGCAGAAACTTCCGCGTGAAGATCAACGGTAACCTTGGTAATTCAGCGGTGACTTCCTCAATCAATGAGGAAGTAGAGAAAATGGTTTGGTCTATTCGTTGGGGCGCAGACACCATCATGGATCTCTCTACCGGCAAGCATATTCATGAAACGCGCGAATGGATTATTCGCAACTCTCCCGTACCAATTGGCACGGTTCCAATTTATCAAGCTCTTGATAAGACTGGTGGTATCGCTGAAGATCTCACATGGGAAATGTTCCGCGATACTTTAGTTGAGCAAGCAGAACAAGGTGTTGACTATTTCACAATTCATGCTGGAGTACTTCTCCGTTATGTGCCATTAACAGCAGATCGCATTACCGGCATTGTGTCACGTGGTGGCTCGATCATGGCGAAATGGTGCTTAGCCCATCATAAGGAAAACTTCCTTTATACAAAGTTTGATGAGATTTGCGAAATCATGAAGGCTTATGATGTTTCTTTCAGCCTGGGTGATGGTTTGCGTCCTGGCTGTATTGCTGACTCAAATGATGCTGCGCAGTTTGGCGAGCTGCATACGCTTGGCGAACTAACCGCCAAAGCCTGGAAGCATGATGTTCAAGTGATGATTGAGGGCCCCGGTCACGTTCCAATGCAACGCATCGAAGAGAACATGACTGAAGAGCTAAAGCATTGCTTAGAGGCGCCCTTCTATACCCTTGGGCCATTGATTACTGATATTGCTCCTGGCTATGACCACATCACCAGTGGTATTGGCGCTGCGCAAATTGGTTGGTATGGCACTGCAATGCTGTGCTATGTCACTCCCAAGGAGCACTTAGGTCTTCCTGATAAGGAAGATGTGCGCGAAGGCATCATCACCTACAAAATTGCGGCTCATGGCGCAGACCTTGCTAAAGGCTTACCTGGCGCCCAAGTACGCGATAACGCACTCTCTAAAGCGCGCTTTGAGTTCCGCTGGGAAGACCAATTTAATTTGGGCTTAGACCCAGAACGCGCGCGTGAATATCATGACGCAACACTACCAGCTGAAGGAGCAAAAATTGCGCACTTCTGTTCAATGTGTGGGCCAAAGTTCTGCTCAATGAAGATTACACAAGAGGTTCGTGACTACGCAGCCACTCTCAATGCCGATGCCAAAGTGATCCCCATTGCGCAAGCAAATGATCCAAGCAAAGGGATGGAAGAAATGTCTGCAGAGTTCCGCAAACGTGGCAGTGAAATTTATCAGTAA
- a CDS encoding FAD-dependent oxidoreductase: MSSLSFAQKRFAIVGAGLMGRLLAFALAKLGAKVELFERGEACANDSAARVAAAMLAPLAESVITEDSVVRMGIYSLPRWKTLIEELSSPVFFQQDGTLILWHRQDVAEAERFTSHLDKNCLHNSQLIPPSRLDSKELHRIEPEVADRFTQGLYLPHEGQLDNRQLLDALLLELTTLGVQCHWNTEVDPEALRNNASYESVIDCRGNGAKQAWSSNANRLRGVRGEVLRLHAPEVKLRRPTRLIHPRYPIYIAPKENDVYVVGATEIESEDLSQMSVRSAMELLSAVYTVHSGFAEARILEMATQCRPTLKNNLPEVLVKKEKGLADLIMINGLYRHGFMISPAVLDATIELLESGQSNTALELGLSVNNISHEASVCA, from the coding sequence ATGAGCAGCCTCTCCTTCGCACAAAAACGTTTTGCCATCGTTGGTGCCGGCCTGATGGGTCGGTTACTAGCATTTGCCTTGGCAAAACTTGGTGCCAAGGTTGAATTATTTGAGCGTGGTGAGGCGTGCGCAAATGATTCCGCAGCCCGGGTTGCTGCAGCGATGCTAGCCCCACTTGCAGAATCCGTGATTACTGAGGATTCTGTGGTGCGGATGGGCATTTACAGCCTGCCTCGTTGGAAGACGCTAATTGAGGAACTATCCTCACCTGTATTTTTTCAGCAAGACGGCACTTTGATTCTGTGGCATCGACAGGATGTCGCAGAAGCCGAACGTTTTACCAGTCATTTGGATAAAAACTGTTTACACAATAGTCAGTTAATTCCACCCAGTCGTCTCGATTCTAAAGAATTACATCGTATTGAGCCGGAAGTTGCAGATCGTTTTACCCAAGGACTATATCTTCCGCATGAAGGTCAGTTGGATAATCGACAACTACTAGATGCGCTACTGCTTGAATTAACTACACTGGGCGTGCAATGCCATTGGAATACCGAAGTAGACCCAGAGGCATTAAGAAATAATGCCTCTTATGAGTCTGTGATTGATTGCCGTGGAAATGGGGCAAAGCAGGCATGGTCTTCCAATGCAAATAGGCTGCGTGGAGTGCGTGGCGAGGTTCTCCGCCTACACGCCCCCGAAGTGAAGCTTCGCAGGCCTACTCGCTTAATACATCCTCGCTACCCTATCTACATCGCCCCCAAAGAGAATGATGTGTATGTTGTTGGTGCCACTGAGATTGAATCTGAAGATTTATCGCAGATGAGCGTTCGCTCTGCGATGGAATTACTCAGCGCGGTCTACACAGTGCATAGTGGCTTTGCGGAAGCACGAATTCTGGAGATGGCAACACAATGCCGTCCAACCCTAAAAAACAATCTTCCTGAAGTGCTGGTGAAAAAAGAAAAAGGCTTGGCGGATTTAATCATGATCAATGGTCTCTATCGCCATGGCTTTATGATTTCTCCAGCGGTACTCGATGCAACGATAGAGCTATTAGAAAGCGGTCAAAGCAATACAGCTCTCGAATTGGGCTTAAGCGTTAACAATATAAGTCATGAGGCAAGCGTATGCGCATAA
- the thiS gene encoding sulfur carrier protein ThiS: MRITVNQVAYDLPSHSMVADALNLVNAKPPFAVAVNLNFVPKSQYTLHALQENDQIEVIAPVTGG; this comes from the coding sequence ATGCGCATAACTGTTAACCAGGTGGCATACGATCTACCATCACACAGCATGGTTGCTGATGCACTCAACTTAGTAAATGCAAAGCCACCTTTTGCAGTCGCCGTGAATTTGAACTTTGTTCCAAAATCGCAATATACGCTGCATGCCCTTCAAGAAAACGACCAGATAGAAGTGATTGCTCCGGTTACTGGAGGATAA
- a CDS encoding thiazole synthase, translated as MTAPLPNQLNNADALVLYGESFASRLLLGTSRYPSPQVLENAVQDANPAMITVSLRRQGTSTTEAHSGFWELLKKMKVPVLPNTAGCHSPQEVITTAQMAREVFETNWIKLELIGDDYTLQPDTLRLVQTAETLIKDGFKVLPYCTEDLILCQRLVDVGCQAIMPWAAPIGTGQGPLNPYAMKLLRDRIKVPLIVDAGLGLPSHACSVMEWGFDGVLLNTAVALSEDPVAMAKAFAMATHAGRNAYLSGAMKPQSSAQASTPLVGTPFWHQS; from the coding sequence ATGACAGCACCATTGCCCAACCAACTCAATAATGCCGATGCACTCGTCTTATACGGCGAGAGCTTTGCTAGTCGATTGCTATTGGGCACCTCGCGCTATCCATCCCCCCAGGTTTTAGAGAATGCCGTACAGGATGCCAATCCCGCAATGATTACGGTGAGTCTGCGTCGCCAAGGCACTAGCACTACTGAAGCACATAGCGGTTTTTGGGAACTACTAAAAAAAATGAAAGTTCCCGTCTTACCCAATACCGCAGGATGTCATAGCCCTCAGGAGGTCATTACCACAGCCCAGATGGCACGTGAAGTATTCGAGACCAATTGGATTAAGTTAGAACTCATTGGCGATGATTACACCTTACAACCTGATACTTTACGCTTAGTACAGACTGCTGAAACCTTAATTAAAGACGGCTTTAAGGTATTGCCTTATTGCACTGAAGATTTAATCTTGTGCCAACGTTTAGTAGATGTTGGCTGCCAAGCAATCATGCCATGGGCTGCTCCAATCGGCACCGGTCAAGGACCACTAAATCCATATGCCATGAAGCTATTGCGAGATCGCATCAAAGTACCTCTGATTGTTGATGCAGGTCTTGGCCTTCCATCGCACGCATGCAGCGTCATGGAATGGGGTTTTGACGGTGTACTACTCAATACTGCAGTGGCTCTTTCTGAAGATCCGGTGGCAATGGCAAAAGCATTCGCAATGGCAACACATGCCGGGCGCAACGCTTACCTATCTGGCGCTATGAAACCGCAATCCTCTGCACAGGCTAGCACTCCATTGGTTGGTACGCCCTTTTGGCACCAAAGCTAA